A single Gemmatimonadota bacterium DNA region contains:
- the menB gene encoding 1,4-dihydroxy-2-naphthoyl-CoA synthase yields MSAPNWKEAKSYTDITFHKCDGVARIAFNRPEVRNAFRPETLTELQGAFRDAAEDTSIGVVLFTGNGPTADGKYAFSSGGDQRVRGDAGYVGGDGVPRLNVLELQRYIRSMPKPVIALVAGYAIGGGHVLHVICDLTIAAENAIFGQTGPKVGSFDGGFGTSYLASIVGQKRAREIWYLCRQYSAAEALQMGLVNAVVPVERLEEEGWKWAQEILDKSPLAIRLLKSSFNAAVDGQAGIQELAGNATLLFYMSEQAKDAKNAFLKKEKPDFRKYPWLPW; encoded by the coding sequence ATGAGCGCACCGAACTGGAAGGAAGCGAAGAGCTACACGGACATCACCTTTCACAAATGCGACGGGGTCGCCCGGATCGCCTTCAACCGCCCCGAGGTGAGGAACGCTTTCCGTCCGGAGACACTCACCGAGCTGCAGGGGGCCTTTCGCGACGCCGCCGAGGACACCTCGATCGGCGTCGTCCTCTTCACGGGGAACGGCCCCACCGCGGACGGGAAATACGCCTTCAGCTCGGGAGGGGACCAACGCGTTCGCGGGGACGCCGGCTACGTCGGCGGCGACGGGGTCCCGCGCCTCAATGTGCTCGAGCTCCAGCGCTACATCCGGAGCATGCCGAAGCCTGTCATCGCATTGGTCGCCGGATACGCGATCGGAGGCGGGCATGTGCTTCACGTGATCTGCGATCTCACCATCGCCGCGGAGAATGCGATTTTCGGGCAGACCGGGCCCAAGGTCGGGAGTTTCGACGGAGGCTTCGGGACCTCCTACCTCGCGAGCATCGTGGGGCAAAAGAGGGCCCGCGAGATCTGGTACCTCTGCCGCCAGTACTCCGCCGCCGAGGCCCTTCAGATGGGGCTCGTGAATGCCGTGGTTCCGGTGGAGCGACTCGAGGAAGAGGGATGGAAGTGGGCGCAGGAAATCCTCGACAAGAGCCCTCTCGCCATCCGGCTCCTCAAGAGCTCCTTTAATGCCGCCGTGGACGGACAGGCTGGAATTCAGGAGCTCGCTGGGAACGCGACCCTCCTCTTCTACATGTCCGAGCAGGCGAAGGACGCGAAGAATGCCTTCCTGAAGAAGGAGAAGCCCGACTTCAGGAAGTATCCCTGGCTTCCCTGGTGA
- a CDS encoding AMP-binding protein yields the protein MDFLLRAARLTPEAPAVFGLPDPEGGETPIWTYHELDQWADTVARALVVAGVGPGERVAMRLPPCPETVVLLHAVARAGAVLVPMNAGWTEAEVARALQAVGRPALFVSTMGEVVEWDGEGPAHPLEDLERLPQPRLSGPAVLVLTSGTTGAPRPIPLSHRNLAASAEAAILRLDLAPEDCWLTSLSPGHVGGIALLHRAAVVGCSVLTRPRFDALEAAELMDAGRVTHASLVPIMLQRLIEVRGKRPPPPSLRCLLIGGAEIRESLLTRALTLGYPIALTYGLTEATSQVATAPPEVVRKKPGTVGRPLDSLELKIEGAGEDGTGEILVRGPTVVKGLARGPSKGKGVRAASVFVDSDGWLHTGDLGRLDGEGDLWVVGRLSDRIVTGGVTVEPAEVEVVLHRHPGVADVAVAGAPDKEWGERVVAVVVPADPAAPPTLPDLLDFSRGRLASAKRPRELRLVESLPRNPNGKLDRKRLLSSPPAAGP from the coding sequence GTGGACTTTCTTCTCAGGGCCGCGCGTCTCACCCCGGAAGCCCCGGCGGTCTTCGGGCTTCCGGATCCGGAGGGCGGGGAGACCCCGATCTGGACGTACCACGAGCTCGATCAGTGGGCGGACACCGTGGCCCGAGCGCTGGTGGTGGCCGGCGTGGGACCGGGGGAGCGAGTCGCGATGCGCCTTCCTCCCTGTCCCGAAACTGTCGTCCTCCTCCATGCGGTGGCGCGGGCGGGCGCCGTTCTGGTTCCGATGAACGCGGGCTGGACCGAGGCCGAGGTCGCGCGTGCGCTTCAGGCCGTGGGTCGCCCCGCCCTCTTCGTCTCGACGATGGGAGAGGTCGTCGAATGGGATGGGGAAGGTCCGGCGCATCCGCTGGAGGACCTCGAACGACTCCCGCAGCCGCGTCTCTCCGGCCCCGCCGTCCTCGTCCTCACTTCGGGGACGACGGGCGCGCCGAGGCCGATCCCGCTCAGTCACCGAAATCTGGCTGCATCGGCCGAGGCCGCGATCCTTCGGCTCGACCTCGCCCCGGAGGATTGTTGGCTCACCTCCCTCTCTCCCGGCCATGTGGGCGGCATCGCTCTCCTCCACCGGGCGGCCGTGGTCGGCTGCTCCGTCCTCACCCGCCCGCGCTTCGATGCGCTCGAGGCGGCGGAGCTCATGGATGCCGGGCGCGTCACGCACGCCTCCCTCGTTCCCATCATGCTCCAGCGCCTCATCGAGGTGCGGGGGAAGCGTCCGCCGCCTCCTTCCCTTCGCTGCCTCCTCATCGGCGGCGCGGAGATCAGGGAATCGCTTCTCACGCGCGCCCTCACGCTCGGGTACCCGATCGCCCTCACCTACGGCCTGACGGAAGCGACCTCACAGGTGGCGACCGCTCCGCCGGAGGTGGTTCGAAAGAAACCGGGGACTGTCGGAAGGCCGCTCGACAGCCTGGAATTGAAGATCGAGGGTGCGGGCGAAGACGGGACGGGAGAAATCCTGGTGCGGGGTCCGACCGTGGTGAAGGGCTTGGCGCGCGGCCCCTCGAAGGGGAAGGGCGTCCGAGCGGCCTCCGTCTTCGTGGACTCGGACGGATGGCTGCACACCGGCGATCTTGGGCGACTCGACGGAGAGGGAGATCTTTGGGTGGTGGGGAGGCTCTCGGACCGGATCGTCACTGGCGGAGTGACCGTGGAGCCGGCGGAGGTGGAGGTGGTCCTTCACCGTCACCCCGGGGTCGCCGACGTGGCCGTGGCGGGAGCGCCGGACAAAGAATGGGGGGAGCGGGTGGTCGCGGTCGTCGTGCCCGCGGACCCAGCCGCTCCCCCCACACTTCCCGACCTGCTCGACTTCTCGCGGGGCCGCCTCGCCTCGGCGAAGCGCCCGAGAGAGCTCCGACTCGTGGAATCGCTTCCGCGGAATCCGAACGGGAAGCTCGACCGGAAACGGCTCCTCAGTTCGCCGCCGGCGGCGGGCCCCTGA
- a CDS encoding VOC family protein, producing MKALLTAALALPFALAALPASAQLAPTNANGLTYGHVHLNVADAAFHREFWVEHFGGEAWDRGIISGVKYPGMMLVFSERAPTAGSQGSVMDHFGFKVRDIEPMLVKWREAGYEVQSEFTGAEDHPNAYLMAPDSVRIELQEDPNQEEEVIAYHIHFFTPEYESLLAWYVDVFGLEPFQRGSIATTANAPGMNLSFGNSQGGTPRAATRGRAIDHIGFEVADLDAFAAALQAKGITFDSAPREVASIGLKIAFLTDPSGVYIELTEGFDDY from the coding sequence ATGAAGGCACTATTGACCGCGGCTTTGGCGCTCCCCTTCGCGCTCGCCGCATTACCGGCCAGCGCACAGCTCGCGCCCACGAACGCCAACGGTCTGACGTACGGGCACGTGCACCTGAACGTGGCCGACGCCGCCTTCCATCGTGAGTTTTGGGTGGAGCACTTCGGCGGTGAGGCCTGGGACCGCGGAATCATCAGCGGCGTGAAGTATCCCGGGATGATGCTCGTTTTCTCGGAGCGGGCGCCGACCGCCGGTTCCCAGGGCTCCGTCATGGACCACTTCGGCTTCAAGGTGCGCGATATCGAGCCGATGCTCGTGAAGTGGCGCGAAGCCGGATACGAGGTCCAGAGCGAGTTCACCGGGGCCGAAGACCATCCGAACGCCTATCTCATGGCTCCCGACAGCGTGCGGATCGAGCTCCAGGAGGACCCGAACCAGGAAGAAGAGGTCATCGCTTACCATATCCACTTCTTCACGCCCGAGTACGAGTCGCTCCTGGCGTGGTACGTGGACGTGTTCGGCCTCGAGCCCTTCCAGCGGGGTTCCATCGCGACGACCGCGAACGCGCCGGGCATGAACCTGAGCTTCGGCAACTCCCAGGGGGGGACGCCTCGCGCGGCGACCCGTGGCCGCGCCATTGATCACATCGGGTTCGAGGTGGCCGATCTCGATGCGTTCGCCGCCGCGCTCCAGGCGAAGGGGATTACTTTCGACTCCGCGCCCCGCGAGGTCGCGAGCATCGGCCTCAAGATCGCCTTTCTGACCGATCCGTCCGGGGTCTACATCGAGCTGACCGAAGGGTTCGACGACTACTGA
- a CDS encoding peptidyl-alpha-hydroxyglycine alpha-amidating lyase family protein → MMRRSWVRFAIAAVGLSVADAWHVEGQSVSNNPYQAVHGWERLPEGMRTGVPSGAYPDPDGRHLWILTRCGANHCAGSTQDPILKLDLEGNLVDSFGAGLFSWPHGFFLDHEGFLWVTEGAPSGDPREVQGIRRGMGHQVFKLNQRGEVVMTLGVRGVAGEGPDHFNGPSAVLVTPNGEIWVADGHRGGNNRVVKFSPRGEFLLQIGGGVDDASGDPGKLNDPHDLTMDSQGRLIVADRGNNRVQLFDQQGNFLHVWTQFGRPSTVFVDRGDLIYVGDGMSDDNWNPGWERGIRIGDARTGWITAFIPDSEAPVGTGVEFLGVDFAGNIYSGEVGRERLVKYVRFRP, encoded by the coding sequence ATGATGCGCAGGTCGTGGGTCCGCTTCGCGATCGCCGCGGTCGGTCTGTCGGTCGCCGACGCTTGGCACGTCGAGGGCCAATCGGTCTCCAACAATCCCTACCAGGCGGTCCATGGGTGGGAACGGCTCCCCGAGGGAATGCGGACGGGAGTGCCGAGCGGCGCGTATCCCGATCCGGATGGACGGCACCTCTGGATCCTCACCCGGTGCGGCGCGAATCACTGCGCCGGCTCCACACAGGACCCGATCCTCAAGCTGGACCTCGAGGGGAACCTGGTGGACTCCTTCGGGGCCGGGCTCTTCTCCTGGCCGCACGGCTTTTTCCTCGACCACGAGGGCTTCCTCTGGGTGACCGAAGGCGCCCCCTCCGGGGATCCACGGGAAGTCCAGGGAATCCGCCGGGGGATGGGGCACCAGGTCTTCAAGCTGAACCAACGAGGCGAAGTCGTGATGACGCTGGGAGTGCGGGGCGTCGCCGGGGAGGGGCCGGACCACTTCAACGGGCCCTCCGCCGTCCTCGTCACACCGAATGGGGAAATCTGGGTCGCGGATGGGCACCGCGGTGGAAACAACCGCGTGGTGAAGTTTTCGCCGCGGGGAGAATTCCTCCTCCAGATCGGGGGCGGAGTGGACGACGCGAGCGGGGATCCGGGGAAGCTCAACGATCCACACGACCTCACGATGGACTCGCAGGGGAGGCTCATCGTGGCCGACCGCGGGAACAACCGGGTGCAGCTCTTCGACCAGCAGGGAAACTTCCTTCACGTTTGGACTCAGTTCGGCCGGCCGAGCACCGTCTTCGTGGATCGCGGCGACCTGATCTACGTCGGAGACGGAATGTCGGACGACAACTGGAATCCCGGATGGGAGCGCGGGATCCGTATTGGAGACGCGCGGACCGGGTGGATCACGGCCTTCATTCCGGACTCCGAGGCGCCGGTCGGCACGGGCGTGGAGTTCCTCGGCGTGGACTTCGCGGGGAACATCTATTCGGGGGAGGTTGGACGGGAAAGGCTCGTGAAGTACGTGCGTTTCCGCCCCTGA
- a CDS encoding cytochrome c has product MRVILLTGLVVFGGAELAEAQGRGGGGNAGPPIPAYRTSVMQGFQLHVGAIRTIVAGTAGAPSHLVGHAEAIRHLTVMAADVFPAGSGGAGTRATEAIWSNSSEFAARLAALQSAGEGLAKAAASGNNDEVNAALTTLNQACQACHMAFRGPPPAAN; this is encoded by the coding sequence ATGCGCGTGATCTTGCTGACGGGATTGGTCGTTTTCGGAGGCGCGGAGCTCGCGGAGGCACAGGGCCGTGGGGGCGGGGGGAACGCCGGACCTCCGATTCCCGCCTATCGGACCTCGGTGATGCAGGGATTCCAGCTTCACGTGGGCGCGATTCGGACGATCGTCGCGGGGACTGCCGGGGCGCCGAGCCACCTGGTGGGCCATGCGGAGGCGATCCGCCACCTCACCGTGATGGCTGCCGATGTCTTCCCCGCGGGATCCGGCGGGGCCGGCACGCGGGCGACGGAGGCGATCTGGTCGAATTCGAGCGAGTTCGCGGCTCGGTTGGCGGCGCTCCAGTCGGCGGGCGAGGGGCTCGCAAAGGCGGCCGCCTCCGGAAACAACGACGAGGTGAACGCCGCGCTAACGACCCTGAACCAGGCCTGCCAGGCCTGCCACATGGCCTTCAGGGGCCCGCCGCCGGCGGCGAACTGA
- a CDS encoding 1,4-dihydroxy-2-naphthoate polyprenyltransferase has product MSRTPSTLGAWVLAIRPKTLPAAGAPVVLATGIAASRDVMSLLPASAALVGALLIQIATNLANDYFDHRKGTDTEERLGPIRVVQAGLLSPEAVFRATLWVLAAATLVGAYLVWVGGIPILATGLLSLVCALAYSGGPFPLASHGLGDLFVFVFFGLVAVGGSYWVQALDFTGDLLVAGAGIGALTTAILVVNNLRDIPTDARAGRRTLAVRLGRKGSQVEYTALLVTAAAAPIVGVFFFDWSPWTLVGLVAFARAFAPASAVWSFDDPRELNPALGGTARVVAWYGGLMAVGFLLGAAGG; this is encoded by the coding sequence GTGTCGAGAACTCCTAGCACCCTCGGGGCCTGGGTCCTCGCGATCCGCCCGAAGACCCTCCCCGCGGCGGGCGCCCCGGTCGTCCTCGCCACGGGGATCGCGGCGTCTCGCGACGTGATGTCGCTCCTCCCCGCTTCGGCCGCGCTGGTGGGGGCGCTCCTCATCCAAATCGCGACGAACCTCGCGAACGACTATTTCGATCATCGGAAGGGGACCGATACGGAGGAGCGCCTCGGTCCGATCCGCGTGGTTCAGGCCGGGCTTCTTTCGCCCGAGGCGGTCTTCCGGGCAACGCTCTGGGTCCTCGCTGCGGCCACACTCGTGGGGGCCTATCTCGTCTGGGTCGGCGGAATTCCCATCCTCGCGACCGGGCTCCTCTCCCTCGTCTGCGCTCTCGCCTATTCGGGGGGACCCTTCCCGCTCGCGTCGCATGGCCTGGGCGACCTCTTCGTCTTCGTTTTTTTCGGGCTCGTCGCGGTCGGGGGGAGTTATTGGGTCCAGGCGCTCGATTTCACCGGGGATCTCCTCGTCGCCGGCGCGGGGATCGGGGCCCTCACGACGGCCATCCTGGTGGTGAACAACCTGCGGGACATTCCGACGGACGCGCGTGCCGGAAGGCGCACGCTCGCGGTGCGGTTGGGAAGGAAGGGGAGTCAGGTGGAGTACACCGCGCTCCTCGTGACGGCGGCCGCCGCCCCGATCGTCGGTGTCTTCTTCTTCGACTGGTCGCCCTGGACACTTGTCGGACTCGTCGCCTTCGCCCGTGCCTTCGCGCCGGCGTCGGCCGTCTGGTCCTTCGACGATCCCCGCGAGCTCAACCCCGCCCTCGGAGGGACCGCCCGCGTGGTAGCCTGGTACGGGGGACTCATGGCGGTCGGGTTCCTCCTCGGTGCCGCCGGAGGATGA
- a CDS encoding methylated-DNA--[protein]-cysteine S-methyltransferase encodes MYAAVAARDACFDGIFFVGVRTTGIFCRPGCAARTPLRRNVTFFPSANEALEEGFRPCLRCRPLEPQGKAPAAIRRLIAEVAADPSVRVRDRDLRARGLDPATVRRWFQRHHGMTFQAYQRTARLARGLNGLARGEGITSAAFGSGYDSLSGFRDALRTLTGQSPSGSREMIVVHTTRVDSPLGPLLLGATDDALCLLEFADPARSEEQRRRLAKRLGCFFAPGSNGVTDRMAGELERYFAGELKEFETPLLTPGTDFQRRAWAALREIPYGETRSYRDQAEAIGSPEAVRAVARANGANRIAIVIPCHRVIGTDGSLTGYGGGLARKEFLLELEKRAAS; translated from the coding sequence ATGTACGCGGCCGTCGCCGCCCGGGACGCATGCTTCGACGGGATCTTTTTTGTCGGAGTCCGCACTACGGGCATCTTTTGCCGACCCGGGTGCGCAGCCCGGACCCCGCTCCGCCGCAACGTGACCTTTTTCCCGTCGGCGAACGAGGCGCTGGAGGAGGGGTTCCGCCCATGCCTCCGGTGTCGTCCGCTCGAGCCCCAGGGAAAGGCCCCGGCGGCGATTCGCCGGCTCATCGCGGAGGTGGCCGCGGATCCCTCCGTGCGAGTCCGCGACCGGGACTTGCGAGCGCGCGGCCTCGATCCCGCCACCGTGCGCCGATGGTTCCAGCGGCATCACGGGATGACCTTCCAGGCTTACCAGAGGACGGCGCGGCTGGCGCGCGGGCTGAACGGCCTCGCGCGGGGCGAGGGGATCACGAGCGCCGCCTTCGGGAGCGGATACGATTCGCTCAGCGGCTTTCGCGATGCACTTCGGACCCTCACCGGCCAATCGCCTTCAGGGAGTCGGGAAATGATCGTCGTGCATACGACGCGCGTGGATTCGCCCCTCGGACCACTCCTTCTCGGGGCGACGGACGACGCTCTCTGCCTCCTCGAGTTCGCCGATCCGGCGCGGAGCGAGGAGCAACGCAGGCGGCTGGCGAAGCGGCTCGGATGTTTCTTCGCCCCCGGGTCGAACGGGGTGACCGACCGAATGGCGGGAGAGCTCGAGCGTTATTTCGCGGGGGAACTGAAGGAGTTCGAGACGCCGCTTCTCACGCCGGGCACGGATTTCCAACGCCGGGCCTGGGCGGCGCTTCGGGAGATCCCCTACGGAGAGACCCGGAGTTACCGCGACCAGGCGGAGGCGATCGGTTCACCGGAGGCGGTGCGGGCAGTGGCGCGCGCGAACGGCGCGAACCGGATCGCGATCGTCATCCCCTGCCACCGCGTGATCGGCACCGACGGATCCCTCACCGGATATGGCGGTGGGCTCGCGCGAAAAGAGTTCCTGCTGGAGCTGGAAAAGCGCGCGGCCAGCTGA